One window from the genome of Osmerus eperlanus chromosome 3, fOsmEpe2.1, whole genome shotgun sequence encodes:
- the cog3 gene encoding conserved oligomeric Golgi complex subunit 3 — MMASTDPSLLDLTDKETREKLSLWDRRTDAMAPLTEKQTDSILEIRTAAETLPIPAELPIEDLCSLTTRSLQSSFTTTVPASTEDILLKGFQMLDLENDRIETAQQFFSWFSKLQTQMDQDEGAKYKRTREHLYCYQGQCDSILSDVNAALEHLDSLQKQYLFVSNKTGTLHEACEQLLKEQSELVDLAESIQQKLSYFNELENINTKLNSPTLSVNSEGFIPMLSKLDDCIEYVSSHPSFKDYPVYLAKFKQCLSKAMHFMKSYTVNTMQNLTSQLTKRDPLGLANADNAFTLYYVKFRAAAPKVRTLIEQIEQRSEKIPEYHQLLDEIHQCYLDQREQLLSPSITSTISDLTSQNHKDHCALVRSGCAFMVHVCQDEHQLYNEFFSKHTHKLDELLEKLCLSLYDLLRPLIIHVIHLETLSELCSILKNEMLEDHVHNNAGQLGAFDAVVKQMLEDVQERLVYRTHIYIQTDILGYNPAPGDLAYPEKLEMMEKIAQSLKEEQSKLMSQESSFSDVQLEDGASRRSSNASVESARSHTSISPADLHGMWYPTVRRTLVCLSKLYRCIDRAVFQGLSQEALSACIQSLLKASEVILKNKTQVDGQLFLIKHLLIMREQIAPFHTDFAIKEISLDLKKTRDAAFKIFNPKAVPNFFRLNSHNAILEFLLEGTPEIKEHYIDSKKDVDRHLKFSCEQFIQQQTRIFVGNMEEFLTKVSALKTMAIQGGPTYNLSQQPWAQPAKINDIVMATYRVMKNKLPSTLQSMSLYLANRDTEFILFKPVRNNIQQVFQRLHALLQEEYSGEDLLIIACPSMEQINLLLSTNK, encoded by the exons ATGATGGCGTCCACTGACCCGTCTCTCCTGGATCTCACAGATAAAGAAACGCGTGAAAAACTGTCTCTCTGGGACCGTCGTACAGATGCCATGGCGCCCCTTACAGAGAAACAAACCGACTCTATTTTGGAGATCCGAACCGCAGCTGAAACACTGCCTATTCCAGCAGAG TTGCCCATTGAGGACTTGTGCAGCCTGACAACACGGTCTCTGCAGTCCTCTTTCACAACAACTGTGCCGGCCTCAACTGAAGATATCTTGCTCAAGGGTTTTCAAATGCTTGACCTGGAGAATGACAGGATAGAGACGGCACAACAG TTTTTTTCCTGGTTCTCTAAGCTGCAGACACAAATGGATCAGGATGAAGGAGCAAAATACAA GAGAACTAGAGAGCACCTATATTGTTATCAGGGACAATGTGACTCCATCCTGAGTGACGTCAATGCAGCCCTTGAGCACTTGGACTCGCTTCAGAAACAGTACCTGTTTGTGTCCAACAAGACAGGGACACTACACGAGGCCTGTGAACAGCTTCTTAAAGAGCAG TCTGAGCTGGTGGACCTGGCTGAAAGCATACAGCAGAAACTGTCTTACTTCAATGAGTTGGAAAACATAAACACG AAATTGAATTCACCCACCCTGTCTGTAAACAGTGAAGGTTTTATACCAATGCTTTCAAAGTTGGATGACTGTATAGAATATGTTTCGTCCCAT CCAAGCTTTAAGGACTACCCAGTGTACCTGGCCAAGTTTAAGCAATGTCTGTCCAAAGCTATGCACTTCATGAAGAGCTACACTGTAAACACTATGCAGAATCTCACCAGCCAGTTAACAAAAAGG GACCCGTTAGGGTTGGCCAACGCAGATAATGCCTTCACTCTGTACTACGTCAAGTTTAGAGCTGCTGCACCCAAAGTTAGA ACACTGATCGAGCAGATTGAGCAGAGGTCAGAGAAGATTCCAGA GTACCACCAACTGCTAGACGAGATCCACCAGTGCTACCTGGACCAGAGAGAGCAGCTGCTCAGTCCCAGCATTACCTCCACAATCTCTGACCTGACCAGCCAAAACCACAAAGACCACTGTGCACTG GTGCGCAGTGGCTGTGCCTTCATGGTCCATGTCTGCCAGGATGAACACCAGCTGTACAATGAGTTcttctccaaacacacacacaaactaga CGAGCTGCTTGAGAAGCTGTGCCTGTCTCTGTACGACCTCCTGCGGCCCCTCATCATCCACGTCATCCACCTGGAGACCCTCTCGGAGCTCTGTAGCATCCTGAAGAACGAGATGCTGGAGGACCACGTCCACAACAACG CTGGTCAGTTGGGGGCCTTCGACGCGGTGGTGAAGCAGATGCTGGAGGACGTCCAGGAGAGGCTGGTCTACAGAACGCACATCTACATCCAGACCGATATCCTGGGCTACAACCCTGCCCCTGGAGACCTGGCCTACCCGGAGAAACTGGAGATGATGGAG AAAATAGCCCAGAGCCTGAAGGAGGAGCAGTCGAAGCTCATGTCTCAGGAGTCCTCGTTCTCTGACGTGCAGCTGGAAGACGGAGCGTCGAGGAGAAGCAGCAACGCCA GTGTAGAGTCGGCGCGTTCGCACACTTCCATCTCTCCCGCAGACCTGCATGGGATGTGGTACCCCACAGTCAGGCGCACTCTTGTCTGCCTGTCCAAGCTCTACAGGTGCATAGAT AGAGCGGTCTTCCAAGGTTTATCTCAAGAAGCCTTATCTGCCTGCATCCAGTCCCTGCTGAAGGCTTCAGAAGTCATCCTCAAAAACAAG aCACAGGTAGATGGCCAGCTGTTTCTGATCAAACACCTGCTGATAATGAGGGAACAGATTGCACCCTTTCACACTGACTTTGCCATCAAAGAAATCTCTCTGGACCTGAAGAAAACAAGAG ATGCCGCCTTCAAAATCTTCAACCCCAAGGCTGTTCCCAATTTCTTCCGATTGAACAGCCACAACGCCATCCTAGAGTTTCTCCTTGAG GGAACACCAGAGATCAAGGAGCACTACATTGACTCGAAGAAGGATGTGGACCGACACCTGAAATTCAGCTGTGAGCAGTTCATCCAGCAGCAGACGCGCATCTTTGTGGGGAACATGGAGGAGTTTCTCACCAAG gttTCCGCCCTGAAAACCATGGCCATCCAAGGTGGGCCAACGTACAACCTTTCCCAGCAACCTTGGGCACAGCCAG CCAAGATCAACGACATAGTTATGGCTACCTACCGGGTGATGAAGAACAAGCTGCCAAGCACACTACAGAGCATGTCCTTGTACCTGGccaacagagacacagagtTCATCCTCTTCAAGCCTGTCAGG aacaacatccagcaggtgttcCAAAGGCTGCATGCCCTGCTGCAGGAAGAGTACAGCGGAGAGGACCTTCTGATCATCGCTTGTCCCTCTATGGAGCAG ATTAACCTCCTGCTGTCTACGAACAAGTAG
- the mid1 gene encoding E3 ubiquitin-protein ligase Midline-1 isoform X1 — protein METLESELTCPICLELFEDPLLLPCAHSLCFNCAHRILVSHCTPNEPVQSINAFQCPTCRYVITLNQRGLEGLKRNVTLQNIIDRYHKASLSGPNSPSETRRQRAAPDHGTAMTSPSDRVQCQFCEQDPPQDAVKTCVTCEVSYCEECLKATHPNKKPFTGHRLIEPLPDSHVRGLMCLEHQDEKVNMYCVTDEQLICALCKLVGRHRDHQVAALSDRYEKLKQALDTNLSNLIKRNNELETLMGKLIQTCQHVEVNASRQENKLLEECDQLIDIIQQRRQIIGTKIKEGKAVRVRKLAQQIASCKQCIERSSTLILQADHTLKETDHTRFLQTAKSICERVSMATASSQILIPEINLNDTFDTFALDFTREKKMLESLDYLTAPNPPIIREELCTASYDTITVHWTSDDEFCVVSYELQYAIFTGQANVVSLCNSADSWMIVPNIKQNHYTVHGLQCGTKYIFIVKAINQAGSRSSDPGKLKTNSQPFKLDPKSAHRKLKVSHDNLTVERDETSSKKSHAQDRFTSQGSYGVTANVFIDSGRHYWEALIGGSTWFAVGIAYKSAPKHEWVGKNSATWVLSRCNNSWVVRHNSKEMPIEPSPHLRRVGVLLDYDAGSLSFYDAVGSQHLYTFDIAFAQPVCPVFNVWNKCLTVLTGLPIPDHLEGTDCQD, from the exons ATGGAAACATTGGAGTCTGAGTTGACCTGCCCAATTTGTCTGGAGCTCTTTGAAGACCCGCTGCTCTTGCCCTGCGCACACAGCCTGTGTTTTAACTGCGCTCATCGCATCCTGGTCTCCCACTGCACACCCAACGAGCCTGTCCAGTCCATCAACGCCTTCCAGTGTCCGACGTGTCGCTATGTCATCACCCTCAACCAGAGGGGCCTAGAGGGACTGAAGCGGAACGTCACATTACAGAACATCATCGACCGTTACCACAAGGCCTCGCTCAGCGGACCCAACTCCCCCAGCGAGACGAGGCGCCAGCGAGCCGCCCCGGACCACGGCACAGCCATGACCTCGCCCAGCGACAGGGTCCAGTGCCAGTTCTGCGAGCAGGACCCTCCCCAGGATGCCGTGAAGACGTGCGTCACCTGCGAGGTGTCTTACTGTGAGGAGTGCCTGAAGGCCACCCACCCAAACAAGAAGCCGTTCACGGGCCACCGTCTGATCGAGCCCCTGCCAGACTCTCACGTCAGGGGACTCATGTGTCTGGAGCACCAAGACGAGAAGGTCAACATGTACTGTGTGACAGACGAACAGTTGATCTGTGCCTTGTGCAAGCTGGTGGGACGCCACAGGGACCACCAAGTAGCAGCCCTCAGTGACCGCTACGAAAAGCTGAAG CAAGCACTGGATACTAACCTCAGCAATCTGATCAAGAGGAACAATGAGCTGGAAACCCTGATGGGCAAGCTGATCCAGACCTGCCAACATGTGGAG GTCAATGCCTCGCGGCAGGAGAACAAGCTACTGGAAGAGTGTGACCAGCTGATTGACATCATACAGCAGAGGAGACAGATCATAGGCACCAAGATCAAGGAGGGAAAG GCTGTGCGGGTCCGTAAACTAGCCCAGCAGATAGCCAGCTGTAAGCAGTGCATCGAGAggtcctccaccctcatcctgcAGGCTGACCACACCCTCAAGGAGACAGACCACACCCGCTTCCTCCAGACCGCCAAGAGCATCTGTGAGAG AGTGTCCATGGCAACAGCTTCATCTCAGATCCTGATCCCAGAGATCAACCTGAATGACACGTTTGATACGTTTGCTCTGGACTTCACCAGGGAGAAAAAAATGCTGGAGAGCTTGGATTACCTCACAG CTCCTAATCCACCAATAATCCGAGAGGAGTTATGTACAGCATCCTATGACACCATAACGGTTCACTGGACGTCAGATGATGAGTTTTGTGTTGTTTCCTATGAACTGCAATATGCCATCTTCACCGGGCAAGCCAATGTTGTCA GTTTGTGTAACTCGGCCGATAGTTGGATGATAGTTCCCAACATCAAACAAAACCACTACACTGTGCATGGGCTCCAGTGTGGCACCAAGTACATCTTCATCGTCAAGGCCATCAATCAAGCGGGAAGCCGCAGCAGTGATCCTGGGAAGCTCAAGACCAACA GCCAGCCCTTCAAGCTGGACCCCAAATCTGCTCACAGGAAGCTGAAGGTATCCCATGACAACCTGAccgtggagagagatgagacttCATCCAAGAAGAGCCACGCCCAAGACCGCTTCACCAGCCAGGGCAGCTACGGTGTCACAGCCAACGTGTTCATCGACAGCGGCCGCCACTACTGGGAGGCCCTGATAGGAGGAAGCACATG GTTTGCTGTGGGCATCGCTTACAAGTCGGCACCCAAACACGAGTGGGTGGGTAAGAACTCAGCCACCTGGGTACTGTCTCGCTGCAACAACTCCTGGGTGGTTCGCCACAACAGTAAGGAGATGCCCATCGAGCCCTCCCCTCACTTGCGGCGTGTGGGGGTGTTACTGGACTACGACGCTGGCTCGCTGTCCTTCTACGACGCTGTGGGGTCACAGCACCTTTACACTTTCGACATTGCCTTTGCCCAGCCCGTTTGTCCGGTGTTTAATGTCTGGAACAAGTGTTTAACGGTCCTAACTGGACTGCCTATCCCAGACCACCTGGAGGGGACAGACTGTCAAGACTAA
- the mid1 gene encoding E3 ubiquitin-protein ligase Midline-1 isoform X2, with amino-acid sequence METLESELTCPICLELFEDPLLLPCAHSLCFNCAHRILVSHCTPNEPVQSINAFQCPTCRYVITLNQRGLEGLKRNVTLQNIIDRYHKASLSGPNSPSETRRQRAAPDHGTAMTSPSDRVQCQFCEQDPPQDAVKTCVTCEVSYCEECLKATHPNKKPFTGHRLIEPLPDSHVRGLMCLEHQDEKVNMYCVTDEQLICALCKLVGRHRDHQVAALSDRYEKLKRSPGRYLSEERDQEEADQQALDTNLSNLIKRNNELETLMGKLIQTCQHVEVNASRQENKLLEECDQLIDIIQQRRQIIGTKIKEGKAVRVRKLAQQIASCKQCIERSSTLILQADHTLKETDHTRFLQTAKSICERVSMATASSQILIPEINLNDTFDTFALDFTREKKMLESLDYLTAPNPPIIREELCTASYDTITVHWTSDDEFCVVSYELQYAIFTGQANVVSLCNSADSWMIVPNIKQNHYTVHGLQCGTKYIFIVKAINQAGSRSSDPGKLKTNSQPFKLDPKSAHRKLKVSHDNLTVERDETSSKKSHAQDRFTSQGSYGVTANVFIDSGRHYWEALIGGSTWFAVGIAYKSAPKHEWVGKNSATWVLSRCNNSWVVRHNSKEMPIEPSPHLRRVGVLLDYDAGSLSFYDAVGSQHLYTFDIAFAQPVCPVFNVWNKCLTVLTGLPIPDHLEGTDCQD; translated from the exons ATGGAAACATTGGAGTCTGAGTTGACCTGCCCAATTTGTCTGGAGCTCTTTGAAGACCCGCTGCTCTTGCCCTGCGCACACAGCCTGTGTTTTAACTGCGCTCATCGCATCCTGGTCTCCCACTGCACACCCAACGAGCCTGTCCAGTCCATCAACGCCTTCCAGTGTCCGACGTGTCGCTATGTCATCACCCTCAACCAGAGGGGCCTAGAGGGACTGAAGCGGAACGTCACATTACAGAACATCATCGACCGTTACCACAAGGCCTCGCTCAGCGGACCCAACTCCCCCAGCGAGACGAGGCGCCAGCGAGCCGCCCCGGACCACGGCACAGCCATGACCTCGCCCAGCGACAGGGTCCAGTGCCAGTTCTGCGAGCAGGACCCTCCCCAGGATGCCGTGAAGACGTGCGTCACCTGCGAGGTGTCTTACTGTGAGGAGTGCCTGAAGGCCACCCACCCAAACAAGAAGCCGTTCACGGGCCACCGTCTGATCGAGCCCCTGCCAGACTCTCACGTCAGGGGACTCATGTGTCTGGAGCACCAAGACGAGAAGGTCAACATGTACTGTGTGACAGACGAACAGTTGATCTGTGCCTTGTGCAAGCTGGTGGGACGCCACAGGGACCACCAAGTAGCAGCCCTCAGTGACCGCTACGAAAAGCTGAAG AGATCTCCAGGCCGCTATCtcagtgaggagagagatcaggagGAAGCAGACCAG CAAGCACTGGATACTAACCTCAGCAATCTGATCAAGAGGAACAATGAGCTGGAAACCCTGATGGGCAAGCTGATCCAGACCTGCCAACATGTGGAG GTCAATGCCTCGCGGCAGGAGAACAAGCTACTGGAAGAGTGTGACCAGCTGATTGACATCATACAGCAGAGGAGACAGATCATAGGCACCAAGATCAAGGAGGGAAAG GCTGTGCGGGTCCGTAAACTAGCCCAGCAGATAGCCAGCTGTAAGCAGTGCATCGAGAggtcctccaccctcatcctgcAGGCTGACCACACCCTCAAGGAGACAGACCACACCCGCTTCCTCCAGACCGCCAAGAGCATCTGTGAGAG AGTGTCCATGGCAACAGCTTCATCTCAGATCCTGATCCCAGAGATCAACCTGAATGACACGTTTGATACGTTTGCTCTGGACTTCACCAGGGAGAAAAAAATGCTGGAGAGCTTGGATTACCTCACAG CTCCTAATCCACCAATAATCCGAGAGGAGTTATGTACAGCATCCTATGACACCATAACGGTTCACTGGACGTCAGATGATGAGTTTTGTGTTGTTTCCTATGAACTGCAATATGCCATCTTCACCGGGCAAGCCAATGTTGTCA GTTTGTGTAACTCGGCCGATAGTTGGATGATAGTTCCCAACATCAAACAAAACCACTACACTGTGCATGGGCTCCAGTGTGGCACCAAGTACATCTTCATCGTCAAGGCCATCAATCAAGCGGGAAGCCGCAGCAGTGATCCTGGGAAGCTCAAGACCAACA GCCAGCCCTTCAAGCTGGACCCCAAATCTGCTCACAGGAAGCTGAAGGTATCCCATGACAACCTGAccgtggagagagatgagacttCATCCAAGAAGAGCCACGCCCAAGACCGCTTCACCAGCCAGGGCAGCTACGGTGTCACAGCCAACGTGTTCATCGACAGCGGCCGCCACTACTGGGAGGCCCTGATAGGAGGAAGCACATG GTTTGCTGTGGGCATCGCTTACAAGTCGGCACCCAAACACGAGTGGGTGGGTAAGAACTCAGCCACCTGGGTACTGTCTCGCTGCAACAACTCCTGGGTGGTTCGCCACAACAGTAAGGAGATGCCCATCGAGCCCTCCCCTCACTTGCGGCGTGTGGGGGTGTTACTGGACTACGACGCTGGCTCGCTGTCCTTCTACGACGCTGTGGGGTCACAGCACCTTTACACTTTCGACATTGCCTTTGCCCAGCCCGTTTGTCCGGTGTTTAATGTCTGGAACAAGTGTTTAACGGTCCTAACTGGACTGCCTATCCCAGACCACCTGGAGGGGACAGACTGTCAAGACTAA